The DNA region AACTTCCTATCTGGGGAAATCCCTATCCCTTTCATCCCCTTCATCCCTGTGAGTGCACCATCAGCTCCTGAAACCGCTTTCCAGATCCCAGACTACCTTCCCTCCGACGATGGTTGTGAGGGCTCTGCCACGCAGGGAGTGACCATGGAATGGAGTGTTGCGCGAGAGCGATGAGGACTCATTCTTGTCGACGGTCCATGCATGATCCGGATCGAGGATCGTTATATCAGCAGGAGCTCCCGTGGAGAGAGTCCCCCGATCGAGGCGTAGGAACTTGGCCGGATTGACAGTCAGCATCCCGAGGATCTGCGGGAGGGTGAGCGCCTTGCGCTGATGGAGCAAGATCTCCAGGAAGAGGGCCAATTCGGTTTCCAATCCGAGGATCCCGAAGGGAGCACGGTCGAATTCCACTTCCTTCTCATAGGTTGCATGAGGAGCATGATCGCTGGCCAGGATGGTGATCGTGCCGTCGGAGATCCCCGCAATGATCTCATCAATGTCGGCCTGTGTACGCAGGGGGGGATTCATTTTGAAGTTCGTGTCGAAGTTCTTCAGTTCACCATCGGTGAGAGCGATGTGATGGGGGCAAGCCTCGGCGGTGATCGGAACGCCGCGCTGACGCGCTTCCCTAAGCAGGCGGACGCTGCGAGCCGAGCTGATATGTTGGCAATGAATCGGATGGCCGGTCTCCTCAGCTAACAGAATATTCCTGGCGACAATGAGGTCCTCGGCCAGGGAGGGCCATCCCGGCAAACCTAGCCGGGTACTCCACTCCCCTTCGTTCATGACACCGTCGGCACTCAGGGTGGTCTCCTGGCAATGATCCATCACGGGCAGGCCGTAATGTCGGGCATACTCAACGGCGCGGCGCATCACTCCGTGGTTCTGGACGCAACGGCCGTCATCGGTCAGTGCCACAACCCCGGCGGCCGCCAAGGCCCCGATCGGAGCCATCTCTTCTCCGGCAAGCCCCTTGGTGATGGCTCCCGTGCAGAAGACATTCACGCAGGCTGTGGAAGCGGCGCGCTCTTGGATCCAGGCAATCGTTGCAGGACTGTCGGCGACAGGAGAAGTGTTCGGCATACAGACCACCGTGGTGAATCCGCCGGCGGCAGCGCAACGGGCTCCGGTTGCGATCGTCTCCTTGTGCGATTGTCCCGGCTCACGGAAATGGACATGGATGTCGATGAGTCCCGGTGAGACCACCTTGCCGGTGGCATCGATGACCTCAGCACCTCTTTCACCTTTTTCATTCTTGGGAAGAGAATCGACGATGATTCCATCCCTGACGAAGAGATCCCCGATTCGGTCGATTCCGTTTGCCGGATCGATGATGCGGCCTCCCTTTATATGCAGTGAAGCGTTCATGAAAGTGAATCCGTGGCGGACGGGGTGACAGGGGCGAAGGGTGCTCCGCCGGAGCAAAGATAGAGAACGGCCATGCGGACGGCGAGACCGTTGGTCACCTGGTCGAGAATAACGCTTCCCCGGCCATCCGCCACATCGCTGTCGATCTCGATACCTCGGTTCATCGGACCGGGATGCATGATCAGGCACTCCGGCTTGATCCTCTCCGCTCGTTTCTTGGTCAAACCAAAACGCGCCGTGTACTCCCCGAGACCCGGGAAATATTCCTTGCGCTGGCGCTCGTACTGGATACGCAGAAGATTGATGACATCCACCTCTTCCAGGACCTCGTCGATGCTGTGCACCAGCTTGACCCCGAGGCAGGCAAAGGTCGCGGGAACAAGCGTGGAAGGACCTACCAGAGTCACCTCTGCTCCGAGTTTCGTGAGGAGTTGAATATTGGAGCGGGCCACGCGACTGAAGAGAATGTCCCCGACTATTGCC from Verrucomicrobiota bacterium includes:
- a CDS encoding dihydroorotase, producing MNASLHIKGGRIIDPANGIDRIGDLFVRDGIIVDSLPKNEKGERGAEVIDATGKVVSPGLIDIHVHFREPGQSHKETIATGARCAAAGGFTTVVCMPNTSPVADSPATIAWIQERAASTACVNVFCTGAITKGLAGEEMAPIGALAAAGVVALTDDGRCVQNHGVMRRAVEYARHYGLPVMDHCQETTLSADGVMNEGEWSTRLGLPGWPSLAEDLIVARNILLAEETGHPIHCQHISSARSVRLLREARQRGVPITAEACPHHIALTDGELKNFDTNFKMNPPLRTQADIDEIIAGISDGTITILASDHAPHATYEKEVEFDRAPFGILGLETELALFLEILLHQRKALTLPQILGMLTVNPAKFLRLDRGTLSTGAPADITILDPDHAWTVDKNESSSLSRNTPFHGHSLRGRALTTIVGGKVVWDLESGFRS
- a CDS encoding aspartate carbamoyltransferase catalytic subunit, which produces MTTHQWKHKDLCALADHTPDELITILDTAKAFKGVGERNLKKVPALRGKTLVNFFIEPSTRTRISFELAAMRLSADVINISASASSLEKGETLLDTARNLEALRADLIVIRHQSAGSARFLADRLNASVINAGDGAHEHPTQGLLDAFTIREKLGYIKGVHVAIVGDILFSRVARSNIQLLTKLGAEVTLVGPSTLVPATFACLGVKLVHSIDEVLEEVDVINLLRIQYERQRKEYFPGLGEYTARFGLTKKRAERIKPECLIMHPGPMNRGIEIDSDVADGRGSVILDQVTNGLAVRMAVLYLCSGGAPFAPVTPSATDSLS